AATATCACAAATTCCATAAGTTTTACGTGGAAAGAAATACAATCATCAAGAAGACATAACACAAATGATTGACATTAAAGTTATTTGTACAATACcattaatttgattaaaaacaCTCAATTATGGACGACAATGTAAACGGGAAtctaaaaattgatttatttaataactttcTATCACATAAATTTGAATACTGGTCGAGAAGTTCTGGATCACTATACCTTGGTGCtttgaaataatattgcaGGTTTATAAAAGTGTTTGTACACTACTGAACGTAATgcaatttgaattttatttaacataaatGTTGATATTGTTAAAAAGTCTACTTGTCACTGACAAAATACAACATTTAAGTGTGAAGTATAATATTACGAAAGTTCGTGTGAGCACAATGAACTACACCTACCATTACATGGTTATCAAATGCTTCAacgttaaaagaaaataatgtacCATAATATTGTAAGAAATAGAACTGAACAACGTAAGAAATTAATAGACCAAATATTTctagtgaaaaataaaatcggtGATTTCAGAGAGTTATGATGATTTGACAATATTGTTTTGGTGTTCCAGTACTGTAGTAATGAAACCAAATGAATGTATCGTAGtacgaataattataaatcGAATGCAGTGTTAATCGTGTTATAGTTCTTACAATTAGTTCACTTTGACAAGCAACAAGGAAGCACCTCTGTTAGAATTTTAATGGTTTGAGGCGAAGTATTTTCTTTTAGTTTAGAGAAATACATGGAGATTTGTTTTGTAGAAATAAACACCAAAAGTTCgagcaaaataaataaaaagttccAATTCTATTCATTTACATGCTACAATGAATATAATTCCTGCTTGATAATTCTATGCTTCGGCCTCTAGAGGCGAGTCTTTCTATCCGAAAAACGCGGAATTATCAATCATCAGTGACGCATGACGTGTGCACATTGCTTacactttatttatttatgtaataCAGCTACAGCTACTAGTCATACGACGCTCATTTGTTTATGTGACGCAGGTACTCATTCACAACCTATTCATTTTGGTAAAGTTCCAAATGTCCCCGGTCGCCtatcaagatgaaattttgagggggaggggaccccaaatataaagtgatatcttcggcttcctattagtttccgagatattaattaaaaactttcggtacaatacatagaatttgTCTTATACAGACGTAATTAACCCAACCGTCTTCGCTTTATATTTGGGGTGGTCTACCTGCTCCCAACCAACCCTCCAAATTTCATGTCGATCCGCGACTTTATCTTATATGAAAAATACTGGTTTTactcaaaataatataatagacCAGATGCCATCGGGCCCAAAGACCTGTAACTTTTTATACACTAAGGACGTGGGTAATAAACCGTACGCAATCCAGGTTTCTTTTGTTCTTAAGTGAATAACGGATTTTCTGCCATGTCCTCACGAGTTTTTCCTCACTTCGAGTTCGATTATCAAAGCGTAAAGACGTCCTTCCGTGCCAAAAAATAAAGCAAAGTTAAAAAGGAATTCATagtgtttattattttgtggcaatttattctagttttttaaccgacttcgaaaatatatatttatatatatatagaactACGCATTCAGAACATAAATCCTTCGATTAAGCACGAGATATTAATGTCTAATAATGTCTAGATTTTGAGATATTTTGCTCATAGACTTTAAAAATATAGTTTtgagaaaaacgcgtttaaaaCTGACGAACTCAACAGTATCATGTCGAAAGTCGCACTGTTTTGTTTTGTTGCAAGTTTTCTTGAAAGCATTTGTTGTCGGTTGTTCTTTGTCTGTCGTAGAGTAACACTGACAATTATTCATTATTGAGAATTAGAAGCTTTAACGACGTGTTTTAGTCATAGTTGACATGTTTAGTCAACAGTAACGGTTAAAATACCCTGAGGTGCAAGTATATGTTGGATACCGTCATAGATTaagcaaatatttttactCTTCGCGTTTCAGTTAAGATCAGGAAACTCTAAATTCTGTCTCCAGCTGCACTATCTTCTATATAAATACAATTACGCATACGACCCTTGAATTCCTTATTCACCATCCCTGAATCATACGCGTGACCCTTCGAACCTCATTAATATCCAAAAATTCCTATTGGTTCTAATCCTCATTCCCACCACTTTCAAAATCAGACTTTCAACTTTTTAAAAACAGTACAAGAACACTTTTCCTTCAGAATCAAAATACGAATCAGAGTCAGAAATAGATATGTGTAGTCACGTAAGAAAGAATCGCTAGCAGTAGAAAATTACTTTAAGTGTCTAATGTAAGAATTAGTATAgtaagtttaataaaatatttattaaacatcgGAATCTAACAACCTTATGTTTAGCTAGGTTGGTCGTCCTGTTTTGTAATGTAGAATGTTTACAGGACGTATTTCAGGCATTCGCAGGGATTATCAAATGTCTGTAAAATATCCTCAACATCTGGAGCAGATATCTGTAGAATGTTTCACCGATGCTTCTGTGCTATCTGGGTTTAGGTTATGTCACagataatattttcttcagtATTATTAATGGTAAAACTGTTGATCCACTATATTGATGTGTTACACCGTTCAGGATAAgatgacaaattttataaatcttataaattaagaaaaacaAACTACATCATTGATCGTTCCATTGGATGCTACACTATATACAGTGCGCAAGTCAAACAGTAATCGCGGAGAAGCATTGAAAGTGtagattttaaattaaaataacatgATCAAATAGTTTAGCAAATGCTACAATTAGTATGGTTACTTTTGGTAATTATAATGTTCGACATAATTATGCGAAAACAGCTGTgagaattttcattaatatcaTATATCACGGagtaaaaattaagaaaatgtCAGAAAGGAGGGTGGTTTacgtaataaaaattgttggcCCTTAAAAGGACCGATTGGAGAAACATGTAGCGGCGTTTACTTCGAACTGGTGTATTTAGTAACCGCTTTGGTGCCTTCAGAAACAGCGTGCTTCGCTAATTCACCAGGCAACAAAAGTCTGACAGCAGTTTGGATCTCCCGGGATGTGATGGTCGATCGCTTATTATAATGCGCTAGGCGTGAAGCTTCAGCAGCAATTCGCTCAAATACATCATTCACGAAACTGTTCATGATGCTCATCGCTTTGCTGGAAATTCCAGTGTCAGGATGGACTTGCTTCAGCACTTTGTAGATATAGATTGCATAGCTTtccttcctcctcctcttctttttcttatcaGTCTTGCTGATATTCTTTTGAGCTTTTCCAGCTTTCTTCACAGCTTTTCCACTTGCTTTAGGAGGCATTTTC
This region of Osmia bicornis bicornis chromosome 5, iOsmBic2.1, whole genome shotgun sequence genomic DNA includes:
- the LOC114881451 gene encoding histone H2B, with protein sequence MPPKASGKAVKKAGKAQKNISKTDKKKKRRRKESYAIYIYKVLKQVHPDTGISSKAMSIMNSFVNDVFERIAAEASRLAHYNKRSTITSREIQTAVRLLLPGELAKHAVSEGTKAVTKYTSSK